The window CAGGCTCCGCCAGAGAAAGAGACGAAGGTGGCAGGAAGTCCTCGGCGGCGAGCGCAATGCCCAGCCGGGAGGCTTCCGCCAGAAGCTTGGGATGATGGTCCTGCGGAACGCGGCCGCCAGTGCCGCCCTTGTCACGCGGCCGCTTCCAGTTGCTGACCCGAACGCGGCCGATCCCGAGAATCGATGCGACCCTCGTCGGGCCGCCGAAGCGGGAAATGATGGTGGAGGCAGGTTCCATGCACATCAATGTACCCGATCTAGGTACGAATGCAAGGGGGCACGTTCCCAGCATGGGGCGCGACATCGGAACGCCCGAAATCTATCTTCCCGGCATGGTGAAGGACTGGCTGGGCGAAGGCCTAAAATTGCGAAACATGAGCCAGGCGGAGTTCGCTCGCCAGCTCTCGGAAAAGCTCGGCCGGAACTACATGCGCACCGCCGTGAACAAAATGGTTCACGGCGACCGGGTGATCACCGGCCAGGAGATGATAGCCGCCGCCGAAATCCTCAACATGACCGCGCCCGGCCTGAGCGGCGCCGCTCCGCAGGAGGTCACGCCGTCGACCGAGCAACTGGTTTCAGTGGTGATTGCCGGGAAGGTCGAGGCCGGCGCCTTCCGGGCGGCGCCTGACTATACGGACATGGAGCCGGAGACCATGTTCGAACCGCGTGACCCGCAATTCCCCTGGGCGAGGCAGGTGGCCTTCGACCTGTCCGGCGACAGCATGAACCGGCTCCTGCCTCGGCCCATCCTCGCCGGCGACCGCATCATCTGCGTCGACTTCGACGACCTGGGCGGACGGGTCCCGCTGCGCGATGGCATGGTGGTGGTGGTTGAGCAGACGGCCGATGGCGGCCATCTGCGTGAATGGAGCGTCAAGCAGATCGAACTGTATGATGACAGGATCGAGTATCACCCTCGATCGACGAACCCGACCCACAAGCCCATCATCGTGGCGCGCGATCCGGACGCGGATGATGGCCGCAATGTTCGGATACTGGCGCTGGTACGCCGGATCACGAACCTGGTGCCGTTCTAGCGGAACAGCACGCGCGGCGGCAGCCCTGCCCTGCCTTTGCCCTTCTGCGCCACGACAGGCTCGGCCGAGCGTGCGTCCAGCACCTGCAGAGCCTCGGCAAAGCAGGCAGGGTCCATGGCGAGATCCGCGCAGGCCGTGGCGATCAACGCATCGTTTCGAGACATGAAGCGCAGCACGCCCCAGAGGAAGCCGGGTGTGCTCGCCGCCGCCCGGATGAAGTCCGGCTTGATCCCGCTCTCCTCGAGGAACCAGCCGATCCGGCTGGGCTCGCGGCCGAGCCAGCCCAGTGTGGTGATGGCGAGGCGCTCGGCGCGATCGCGCTTCTGCTCCTCGGCGAACGAGATGACCTGTCCCTGCATCATGTGGCCTCTTCTAACTCCACGCGGTTGACGCCAACGATCGTCCCGATGGCGCTCTCGCAGGCCGCACAGAAGAACGACTGCGCTTGCAGGAATGCGCTCTCCAGCAGCTCTTCGATGTCGCGCGGCGCATCGTCGGCCTCCGGCACATCGAGCATGTGCGAGGTGTTGCGGCGGCAATTCTCGCACTGCAGATGCAGCTTGAAGCGGGCGGCGATCATCGTCTCGGCTCCTTGTCGGGACCGCGACAATCTGACTCGGTTAATAGAACATATCAAGAACACAGATGCCGCAGATGATTCGATCCTGACATCAAGCCCTCCGCATCATTG is drawn from Bosea sp. Tri-49 and contains these coding sequences:
- a CDS encoding DUF3572 family protein is translated as MMQGQVISFAEEQKRDRAERLAITTLGWLGREPSRIGWFLEESGIKPDFIRAAASTPGFLWGVLRFMSRNDALIATACADLAMDPACFAEALQVLDARSAEPVVAQKGKGRAGLPPRVLFR
- a CDS encoding LexA family transcriptional regulator, which translates into the protein MGRDIGTPEIYLPGMVKDWLGEGLKLRNMSQAEFARQLSEKLGRNYMRTAVNKMVHGDRVITGQEMIAAAEILNMTAPGLSGAAPQEVTPSTEQLVSVVIAGKVEAGAFRAAPDYTDMEPETMFEPRDPQFPWARQVAFDLSGDSMNRLLPRPILAGDRIICVDFDDLGGRVPLRDGMVVVVEQTADGGHLREWSVKQIELYDDRIEYHPRSTNPTHKPIIVARDPDADDGRNVRILALVRRITNLVPF